The Alphaproteobacteria bacterium US3C007 genomic interval CGGTTGCCCTGAACGCAAGCGGCGCGCCAGAGCGTGATCTGCCAATTATCGAGCAATTCGCAGTTATCTTCACAACCCTTGGAGACAATCCAAGGCCAATGCCGATCATTCAGGCCTTCGACGAACCCGATCGCCGGATTGTCAATTGTGGGTCAGTGGGTGTGCATGCAAGCCCGTTTCGAATTGTTGAAAATTTTTTAGATATGGCCCATTTCTGCTTTGTGCATACCGATATCTTAGGTGCGGAAAACGAAACTGAAGTGCTCAGTTATAAAACCGAACATCGCCAAGATGTTGATGAAATCTGGGCAACAGGGTGCCAGTTCTTTCAACCCGCCGCCTCGCCCGCCGCGGCAGAGGCCGGTGAAGGTCAAATGACCGATTACACCTATCGCGTTTTATCGCCATTCGGGGTGATGCTGTATAAATCGGCCCTTGGCTATGCGGATCGTTTGGATGCGATTTGCCTCTTCATCCAACCTAAGACAGAGACAGAGTGCATAGGATATATGCCGATGGCGCTGCTTGATGATACGTCATCCAACACTGGCATGATCGATTTTCAACAAACCATTTTTTTACAAGACCGAATAATTCTTGAAAATCAACGCCCTAAATTGCTGCCTCTGACCCCGCGCTCGGAAATGCCAACAAGAGCGGATCTCAGTTCGGTTGCCTTCCGCCGCTGGCTCAAAGACAGCGGTATGAGATTTGGTTTGTTGCATGAAGAGGCCGCATAAATGGCCCTGACGCTGCATAATTATACCTTATCCGGAAGCTGCTATAAAGTGCGGCTGTTGCTTGAATTCCTGCAAATCGATTATCACACAATATCGGTAGATTTCTTCCCGGGAAAAGAACATAAAACACCCGAGTTTCTAGCGCTTAATCCACTGGGCCAAATACCAGTGCTTGAAGATGGCGCGCTGCAGCTGCGCGATGCGCAAGCCATCCTATGTTATCTGGCGCGCAAATATGATCCCTCGGCGCAATATTTACCGGATGATCCGGCCGTATTTGGGCAAGTCATGATGTGGCTTGCCTTTGCCGGAAATGAGTTGATGGCCGCCTCGGCTGCGCGGTTGCATGATGTGTTGGGCTATGCGTTGAATGTTGCGAGTGCTCGCGCGGAGGCGCAAAGCGCCTTTGCCATCCTTGATGATCATCTGGCAGAACGGGCAATCCTTGGAAAAACATGGATCGTTGGAGATGCACCAACGATCGCAGATATCGCCTGTTTTCCCTATATTGCGCTCTCGGGTGATGGCGGTATCGGGCATGAGCCCTACCCATATTTGCGCAATTGGATGCGGGCCTTTCGCAAACTGCCAAGGTTTCATGCCATGTCTGGCATTCCAGAGTTTGCATGATGCCTTTGCGGCATAAATCACGCGCGGCTTACCCGCAGGTTCGGCGCGAGCGATCCACCAATCTCTGCGTTCAAAAGGCCGTTTTTAAGATCTGCGCAGGCGGCAGCCGGTTTGACCACAGCAAATCGAACTTAGACGGTGCATAGGTCCGTTCAATCCGGTGGGTTTGGCCGCGGCGGCAATGATTTTATGCATGTCAAAATGACCTTCCATGGGCAGTTCTCGCGTTCGTTCATAGCCTTCATTGAAGATAAAGCTGCTCAGCTTTCAATCAGCGTGACCGTGACCCTAAACGCGGCGCAGGCAACGGTGGAGGCGCAGGGCTGCTCCGCATTGATCGGAGCACTGGAAATGGCTGCTTGCATTGCCCCGGATGATTGCCGGGTGGACAGCTGGGAACTTGACTAGAAAAAGGCAA includes:
- a CDS encoding glutathione S-transferase family protein; translated protein: MALTLHNYTLSGSCYKVRLLLEFLQIDYHTISVDFFPGKEHKTPEFLALNPLGQIPVLEDGALQLRDAQAILCYLARKYDPSAQYLPDDPAVFGQVMMWLAFAGNELMAASAARLHDVLGYALNVASARAEAQSAFAILDDHLAERAILGKTWIVGDAPTIADIACFPYIALSGDGGIGHEPYPYLRNWMRAFRKLPRFHAMSGIPEFA
- a CDS encoding aromatic ring-hydroxylating dioxygenase subunit alpha; translation: MTVTSDIVALNQWLPVAYPGQVTPTKPHETLLLGQLIRLTAASDGTVTAVALNASGAPERDLPIIEQFAVIFTTLGDNPRPMPIIQAFDEPDRRIVNCGSVGVHASPFRIVENFLDMAHFCFVHTDILGAENETEVLSYKTEHRQDVDEIWATGCQFFQPAASPAAAEAGEGQMTDYTYRVLSPFGVMLYKSALGYADRLDAICLFIQPKTETECIGYMPMALLDDTSSNTGMIDFQQTIFLQDRIILENQRPKLLPLTPRSEMPTRADLSSVAFRRWLKDSGMRFGLLHEEAA